From a region of the Anoplopoma fimbria isolate UVic2021 breed Golden Eagle Sablefish chromosome 16, Afim_UVic_2022, whole genome shotgun sequence genome:
- the si:dkeyp-118h9.7 gene encoding sacsin, whose product MSSKTKKRTGTSFGATAPPFIDYLQDILRRYPDGGQILKELIQNADDAKATEVVFIHDERSYGTESLWTNELGEYQGPALYAYNNAAFTEDDWKGIQMAGRSVKRNDPNKVGRFGIGFNSIYHITDVPSIFSSEHLGMMDPQEKIFGQRNGGFLWSLYDTEHQEALTTMHDQFQPFRDIVSLVSKQQEWSKVIMEDQHFDGTIFRFPLRNKASDISDNLYDSNKVVELFDSFIADADLSLLFLKNVTSVSLIHINVHGKVNTRLEVISSVSTDVILESGDNSITEGSTRFKMITLKSEDQKETKWLLTTCTMKEGNVENLDSLAKKLSFFPQVDLAFPCGEKRDCSESRLSCFLPLPNNESNKTGLPVYINACFGLTDNRRHIKWQEEDQKHDEHAVWNELLMKEVLPQAYLMIIQDAIRLAQESILPVSSVYDLWPDIAQIKHKEKWYAVALVVFDHLFRQNMAVLSLAKDEREFITPSEAVFPCNGPTSPDILAAIKRTLVSCGENLVTLPGSVARAIKEAYPHFNTLKHVTPTFLRDILRRISVDIISKDDKLCLLEYVLSDGKYRELNGLQLLPLNDGSFRSFSNRDEDTALIDSKEFPRVLLPCCKHLFIPDDLNPACSTHLEELARKNLFKVINIKADHVAEFTRRYLPQDWKQMMTGLVTWDTSSSQHPPLDWLQEFWKFLNTHFKELSSFTGMPLIPVSPLSVSQPVSLARLKQNTTLIFQKSKQMNLPEQIAQLVNKVGGTVVRGNDWLTHKDLDSYVLGPSPRSVMKVLANLDSQDLIRKFSKASYKAREELKEYLSHLDSRMDSLSTSELDLLSKLPLFQTMSGSCVEAQSKQAVLLMSGLTVPADFPMPDSVVQCATEADRRLLKLLKVNLLDTAEATNLLIDCIERKACRKEDTEKIMTWILQHGDILFSQNQTLKRRCKDLGFMEVNGKLRKTSSFFDPRIENFKVIFESDFFPPPLYTETSQMLKSLTDLGLLYKESDVSPEHLLQAATLIDRLHADSQTEALNRAQVLLKMLDTNDLLSKFSPDQLHRLKMLKWIPCPKPGNEKKHNNDTYQTSCFFCPDEIRHSVYKDIVGHVMPLVEKFSDRVSTKLGLKRLPTPEKVFENLSVLTSMADPDTNVDFIKELHSIYKHMQDHISDFSTMMNKDTPWLWSHNQFVALQDLVLDYPPNLDLSSYIGKVPNEFRPYKNLFREFGLRMLLSDEEIIGILNSIQQTIEERQQPFANSSEVKVSIEILNWLWREKKTVQDDIPVPVLIEGDQHTLKPLSTAVFCDVSKNGLKELQYSQEDIHVLHEQIPKAAAEWFNIRFLSTHILDPELVGIEQCGQSEPITIRIKNILKEYDEESDIFKELIQNAEDAGAEACKFLVDFRVHKDSPESLIDPDMTLCQGPCLWAFNDEQFTAEDWKNIVRVGAASKENKVEKIGKFGLGFNTVYHVTDIPSILSGNSLLILDPNVTHLKKHIKQNTNPGIKLDLSQKRLFHCFPGQFGPYERIFGCHFSRQSPSEPYPGTLIRLPFRTEEEAVKSEISSKVYHKHNIITFQQHLTNNSQTHLLFLKNINTLSLQRILNNVSTPPRDNEIEAVLTVSKTTVSTMRIPDGTNMSKQHEAEKSLMKLDGKCKEVIDCGTVNIVQITSQQSGVTEVQSWLLYNCFGTHQSLQMALQKNKQARFSLPIGGIAVPLQNDPETGKLTSLQTDLVGQAFCFLPLSIHTGLPVNVNGTFAVTSNRKGLWESGVKHDWNKALLQDPVVTAYVTALLTLKSMSENKQLQPYLYHTFWPDREKVSETFKPLVDALYSIIAQHSIGLELFSDGEHWCSIDNAIFLHESIEEDKDISALVVQVCKKHVKAPKHVVPLPLWLRNGFKQSGLETVLQERTWNWDKFYQEVVFNNLGTMDPKSRDTLVLHAIDLNNQEIDKLLDCYPCIPTKGGQLQLIRKLVNPSGRVACLFETEEGRLLGGTKNDFCSPKRIQRLLELGMASYDLPLEDITEKAGTIPQTWSIDKKKAYVHLNCLLELMKSHMYDEDSHHWETLRMTEFLPAFSPVTQKWKEMLHFKSPLMFLLAHAPHS is encoded by the exons ATGAGTTCTAAGACCAAGAAAAGAACTGG AACGTCCTTTGGGGCCACAGCCCCGCCCTTCATTGACTACCTGCAAGATATTCTCCGTCGATATCCAGACGGTGGACAAATTTTGAAG GAGCTGATCCAAAATGCAGATGATGCTAAAGCCACAGAAGTGGTTTTCATCCATGATGAGAGAAGCTATGGAACTGAGAGCCTTTGGACCAATGAATTGGGAGAATACCAAG GTCCTGCTCTCTACGCCTACAACAATGCAGCGTTCACTGAGGATGACTGGAAAGGAATTCAGATGGCAGGGCGGAGTGTCAAGCGCAATGACCCAAACAAAGTGGGGAGGTTTGGAATCGGCTTCAACTCTATCTACCACATCACAG ATGTGCCAAGTATATTCAGTTCAGAGCACCTTGGCATGATGGACCCccaagaaaaaatatttggacAAAGGAACGGGGGTTTTCTGTGGTCTTTGTATGATACAGAACACCAGGAAGCTCTAACTACTATGCACGATCAGTTCCAACCCTTTCGAGATATAGTTTCACTCGTAAGCAAGCAACAAGAATGGTCAAAAGTCATCATGGAGGATCAGCACTTTGACGGGACAATTTTCAGGTTCCCCTTGCGCAATAAGGCATCAGATATTTCAGATAATCTATATGACTCTAACAAGGTGGTTGAGCTTTTTGATAGCTTCATTGCGGACGCAGACTTGAGCCTTCTGTTCCTGAAAAATGTGACATCTGTGTCCTTGATACATATCAATGTACATGGCAAAGTTAACACCAGACTTGAAGTGATCTCTTCAGTTTCCACAGATGTCATTCTGGAGTCAGGAGACAACTCAATCACCGAGGGTTCAACAAGGTTCAAAATGATAACCCTCAAATCAGAGgaccaaaaagaaacaaagtggCTTTTGACAACATGTACCATGAAAGAAGGCAATGTAGAAAATCTTGATTCACTTGCAAAAAAGTTGAGCTTTTTCCCTCAAGTTGACTTGGCATTCCCTTGTGGTGAGAAGAGAGACTGCAGTGAGAGTAGACTGAGCTGCTTTCTTCCTCTCCCAAACAATGAATCCAACAAGACAGGACTCCCAGTATATATCAACGCATGCTTTGGCCTCACAGACAACAGAAGACACATCAAGTGGCAAGAGGAGGACCAGAAACATGACGAACATGCTGTGTGGAATGAATTGCTGATGAAGGAGGTGCTCCCACAGGCATACCTCATGATCATTCAAGATGCCATCAGACTTGCCCAAGAATCTATTCTGCCCGTCTCTTCAGTGTACGATCTGTGGCCAGATATCGCCCAGATaaagcacaaagaaaaatgGTATGCCGTTGCTCTGGTTGTTTTTGATCACTTATTCAGACAGAACATGGCTGTCCTCTCTCTTGCCAAAGATGAAAGAGAATTCATCACTCCATCAGAAGCCGTGTTCCCCTGTAATGGTCCAACAAGCCCTGACATATTGGCCGCCATTAAAAGAACTCTGGTTTCATGTGGAGAAAATCTTGTCACTCTACCAGGTAGTGTTGCAAGAGCTATAAAGGAGGCCTATCCACACTTCAACACCCTTAAACATGTGACTCCAACTTTCCTTAGGGACATTCTCCGTAGGATTAGTGTGGACATCATCTCTAAAGACGACAAACTCTGTCTTTTGGAATATGTCTTAAGTGATGGAAAATACAGAGAACTCAATGGTCTTCAGCTACTTCCACTCAACGATGGCTCTTTCAGATCTTTCTCAAACAGAGACGAGGACACTGCTTTAATTGACAGCAAGGAATTTCCAAG AGTCTTGCTACCATGCTGCAAACACCTCTTCATCCCAGATGATCTCAATCCAGCCTGCAGTACCCACCTGGAAGAACTGGCCAGAAAAA atttattcAAGGTCATCAACATTAAAGCAGACCATGTGGCCGAGTTTACAAGGAGGTATTTGCCACAGGACTGGAAGCAGATGATGACGGGGCTTGTTACCTGGGACACCAGCAGCAGCCAACATCCACCTTTGGACTGGCTCCAAGAGTTCTGGAAATTTCTCAACACTCACTTCAAAGAGTTAAGTAGTTTCACTGGAATGCCATTAATACCAGTCAGTCCCCTGTCTGTCAGTCAGCCTGTATCACTAGCAAGACTAAAGCAAAACACAACCCTCATTTTTCAGAAAAGCAAACAGATGAACTTGCCAGAACAAATAGCTCAGTTGGTTAACAAAGTCGGTGGCACAGTGGTGAGAGGAAACGATTGGCTCACACACAAAGACCTAGACTCGTATGTGCTGGGCCCATCTCCAAGGAGTGTCATGAAAGTCTTGGCAAATTTAGATTCCCAAGATCTCATCAGAAAATTCAGTAAAGCCTCTTACAAAGCACGAGAAGAACTGAAAGAATATCTCTCTCATCTGGATTCACGTATGGATTCTCTCTCAACCTCTGAGTTAGATTTACTCTCAAAGTTGCCTCTGTTTCAGACCATGAGTGGTTCCTGTGTTGAGGCTCAATCAAAACAGGCTGTGCTTCTTATGTCTGGTCTAACAGTACCAGCAGATTTCCCTATGCCTGATTCCGTTGTACAGTGTGCAACTGAGGCTGATCGCAGACTGTTAAAGCTGCTCAAAGTTAATCTCTTGGACACCGCTGAAGCAACCAATCTCCTCATTGATTGTATCGAGAGGAAGGCTTGCAGAAAAGAAGACACTGAGAAAATCATGACTTGGATTTTACAACATGGTGATATCCTTTTCTCTCAAAATCAGACCTTGAAACGCAGATGTAAGGACTTGGGCTTCATGGAAGTGAATGGAAAGCTGAGAAAGACCTCAAGCTTTTTTGATCCAAGAATTGAAAactttaaagtcatttttgagTCAGATTTCTTCCCTCCACCTTTATACACTGAAACATCACAGATGCTTAAAAGCCTAACAGATCTCGGATTGCTATATAAAGAATCAGATGTGTCACCTGAGCACTTGCTTCAAGCCGCCACACTGATTGATAGGCTTCATGCTGATTCTCAAACTGAAGCTCTCAATAGAGCTCAGGTGCTCTTGAAGATGTTGGATACTAATGATCTACTCTCAAAGTTTTCTCCTGACCAGCTTCATCGCCTCAAGATGCTAAAATGGATCCCATGTCCTAAGCCtggtaatgaaaaaaaacacaacaatgacaCATATCAGACAAGTTGTTTCTTCTGCCCGGATGAAATAAGACACTCTGTGTACAAAGACATTGTTGGGCATGTGATGCCTCTGGTGGAAAAGTTCAGTGACAGAGTTAGCACCAAACTTGGTCTGAAACGCCTGCCCACACCTGAGAAAGTGTTTGAGAATTTGTCAGTCTTGACATCAATGGCTGATCCTGACACAAATGTGGATTTCATAAAGGAGTTGCATAGcatttacaaacacatgcaagaCCACATCTCTGACTTTTCAACAATGATGAACAAAGACACACCCTGGCTGTGGAGCCACAACCAGTTTGTAGCACTTCAGGATCTGGTTCTAGACTACCCACCCAACCTTGATCTGAGCTCTTACATTGGGAAGGTGCCAAATGAATTTCGGCCATACAAGAACTTGTTCCGGGAGTTTGGCCTGAGAATGTTGCTTTCAGATGAAGAAATTATTGGTATTCTTAATTCCATCCAGCAAACCATTGAAGAAAGGCAACAGCCATTTGCAAATTCCTCTGAGGTAAAAGTGTCGATAGAAATTCTTAACTGGctgtggagagagaagaagacagttCAGGATGACATCCCAGTGCCAGTCCTCATAGAGGGTGATCAACATACCCTAAAACCACTGTCCACCGCAGTCTTCTGTGATGTCAGCAAAAATGGGTTGAAAGAGCTTCAGTACAGCCAGGAGGACATTCATGTTTTGCATGAACAAATCCCAAAAGCAGCTGCTGAATGGTTTAACATCCGATTTCTCAGTACTCACATCCTGGATCCAGAGTTAGTGGGAATAGAACAGTGTGGGCAATCTGAACCGATAACAATAAGGATTAAAAACATTCTTAAAGAATATGATGAAGAAAGTGACATCTTTAAAGAGCTCATTCAAAATGCAGAGGATGCTGGGGCAGAAGCCTGCAAATTCTTGGTGGATTTCAGAGTACACAAAGATAGCCCTGAAAGTCTCATTGACCCTGACATGACTCTTTGTCAAGGACCTTGCCTTTGGGCATTTAATGATGAGCAGTTCACAGCTGAGGATTGGAAAAATATTGTCAGAGTTGGTGCTGCCTCCAAGGAAAACAAGGTGGAAAAAATTGGAAAGTTTGGACTTGGATTCAATACTGTGTATCATGTGACAGATATTCCTTCTATCCTAAGTGGCAACAGTCTTCTCATACTTGATCCAAATGTGACTCACCTCAAGAAGCACATCAAACAGAATACAAATCCTGGAATCAAGCTGGATCTCTCTCAGAAACGACTTTTTCATTGCTTTCCTGGTCAGTTTGGACCATATGAACGCATTTTTGGATGTCATTTCAGCAGACAAAGTCCCTCTGAGCCCTATCCAGGCACTCTGATCAGACTACCTTTCCGAACTGAAGAAGAGGCTGTCAAGTCAGAAATAAGTTCAAAGGTGTATCACAAACACAATATCATCACTTTTCAACAGCACTTAACTAACaattcacaaacacacctgctgtTTTTGAAGAACATCAATACATTATCTCTACAACGTATCTTGAACAATGTATCAACTCCTCCAAGAGATAACGAAATAGAAGCCGTCCTCACTGTCTCCAAAACCACAGTGAGTACAATGAGGATTCCTGATGGAACCAATATGTCCAAGCAACATGAAGCAGAGAAATCATTGATGAAACTTGATGGAAAATGCAAAGAAGTCATTGACTGCGGCACAGTCAACATTGTCCAAATAACCAGTCAGCAATCTGGTGTAACTGAAGTCCAGTCCTGGCTCCTGTACAACTGCTTTGGGACACATCAGTCCTTGCAAATGGCCcttcaaaaaaacaagcaagcaAGGTTCTCTTTACCCATCGGGGGCATTGCTGTGCCTTTGCAAAATGATCCAGAAACTGGGAAACTGACCTCATTACAAACAGATCTTGTTGGACAGGCATTTtgcttccttcctctttccATTCACACAGGTCTTCCAGTCAATGTAAATGGAACATTTGCTGTGACAAGTAACCGAAAAGGTCTGTGGGAGAGTGGGGTAAAACATGACTGGAACAAAGCCCTTCTTCAAGATCCAGTAGTGACGGCATATGTTACTGCACTTTTGACACTAAAGAGTATGTCTGAAAACAAGCAACTACAACCTTACTTGTATCACACATTTTGGCCTGATAGAGAGAAAGTCAGTGAAACTTTCAAGCCTTTGGTTGATGCATTGTACTCCATCATTGCTCAGCACTCCATTGGCCTAGAGCTCTTTAGTGATGGAGAACATTGGTGCTCAATTGACAATGCAATATTTCTACATGAGAGCATCGAAGAGGATAAGGACATAAGTGCACTTGTAGTGCAGGTATGCAAGAAACATGTAAAAGCACCCAAACATGTTGTTCCTCTTCCACTGTGGTTGAGAAATGGCTTCAAACAGTCCGGCCTCGAGACGGTTCTACAGGAGAGAACATGGAACTGGGACAAGTTTTACCAAGAAGTGGTGTTTAACAACCTTGGTACCATGGATCCGAAGAGTAGAGATACTCTTGTGCTGCATGCTATTGACCTAAACAACCAAGAAATTGACAAACTACTGGACTGCTATCCGTGCATCCCCACAAAAGGTGGACAGCTCCAGCTTATCAGGAAACTTGTGAATCCTTCAGGAAGAGTCGCCTGTCTTTTTGAAACAGAAGAGGGACGCTTGCTTGGTGGTACCAAAAATGACTTTTGCTCCCCCAAAAGGATTCAACGCTTGTTAGAACTTGGAATGGCAAGTTATGATCTCCCACTGGAAGACATCACAGAGAAAGCAGGCACAATCCCCCAAACCTGGAGCATAGACAAAAAGAAGGCATATGTGCATTTGAATTGCCTTCTTGAACTTATGAAGAGTCACATGTATGATGAAGACTCTCACCACTGGGAAACACTAAGGATGACTGAATTTCTCCCAGCATTTTCCCCGGTGACACAAAAATGGAAGgaaatgttacatttcaaaAGCCCACTGATGTTTTTATTGGCACATGCTCCCCACTCGTAA
- the LOC129105014 gene encoding zinc finger protein 708 — MLDKASDEDQQTGLCSDCGCSLPQPDSDSTDASASPKQQRGQKAASPSKCPTCQAGSSLPNGRRPHRRHRLDPHSCSLCSKTFISSAHLTLHLTSHNKERKFRCSTCGKYFHQSSHLMAHKIIHSGDRPFKCPECGKTFGRASHLKTHQRLHTGEKPFKCTYCDKSFTQKAGLLAHVRLHTGERPFKCEQCGEGFRSLSLLLSHKAEESAGEAKPESAPAPNQPEKTQSSHEDLNCGVCCRTFVRSSYIRLHIRLNKGQRPYHCKVCNKTFVKLDTFVNHCDKHLRQKRDKSVVKEDKDKVVKPPLFVPLSRPPPAEPSPAQPLTSEVNTRSRAKAKSKTEP; from the coding sequence ATGTTGGATAAAGCCAGTGATGAAGACCAGCAGACCGGGCTCTGCTCAGACTGTGGATGCAGCCTGCCACAGCCCGACTCTGATTCCACCGACGCTTCGGCATCTCCTAAACAGCAGCGTGGGCAGAAAGCAGCCAGTCCTTCCAAATGTCCCACCTGCCAGGCGGGCAGCAGCCTCCCTAATGGGCGACGTCCACACCGCCGCCACCGCCTGGACCCTCACAGTTGCAGCCTGTGCTCCAAAACCTTCATCTCGTCCGCCCACCTGACCCTTCACCTCACCTCTCACAACAAGGAAAGGAAGTTCAGATGCAGCACCTGTGGCAAGTACTTCCATCAGTCCTCCCACCTGATGGCACACAAGATAATCCACAGCGGGGACAGGCCGTTTAAATGCCCGGAGTGTGGTAAGACCTTCGGCCGCGCCTCACATCTGAAGACCCACCAGCGTCTCCACACGGGTGAAAAGCCCTTCAAGTGCACCTATTGTGACAAGTCATTCACACAGAAGGCCGGGCTCCTGGCACATGTTCGTCTACACACGGGGGAGCGGCCGTTCAAGTGTGAGCAGTGCGGTGAGGGTTTTCGCTCTTTGTCACTCCTGCTCTCACACAAGGCCGAGGAATCCGCCGGGGAGGCCAAACCAGAGTCAGCGCCGGCACCGAACCAGCCCGAGAAGACACAGAGTAGCCACGAGGATCTGAATTGTGGCGTCTGCTGCCGCACCTTTGTGCGATCGTCATACATCAGGCTGCACATACGCCTCAACAAAGGACAGCGGCCTTATCACTGCAAAGTGTGTAACAAGACCTTTGTGAAGCTGGATACGTTTGTGAACCACTGTGATAAACACTTGAGGCAGAAAAGGGATAAAAGTGTGGTGAAGGAGGATAAAGACAAAGTTGTGAAACCTCCCCTGTTTGTTCCTCTCTCAAGGCCTCCTCCTGCTGAACCCTCACCCGCTCAGCCTTTAACCTCGGAGGTCAACACGCGGTCCAGAGCAAAAGCGAAGAGTAAAACGGAGCCATGA
- the prmt2 gene encoding protein arginine N-methyltransferase 2 isoform X1 has product MQAEREDEEDASGEEYVAQSDFTGSSSEQLSFCSGDRLIVHAKPSSEWWWAELRGVKGYVPVSYLRQDAEEEEEEGQDPWQDEEYFGSYGTLRLHLEMLSDKSRTEAYRQVILSNSASLRNKVVMDLGCGTGIISLFCAQLAEPSEVYAVEASSMAEYTRQLVKQNGCEEVVKVLQGRAEEIDLPEQVDVLVSEWMGNCLLFEFMVESVLLARDRWLKEGGVMWPSSAALTLVPCQANGYYAEKMAFWEQPYGLDFTPLQPLARQEFFTKPKFSHLIEPNDCLTAPCDVLHLDMYTLQVKDLEEIKGQFHFHVKTSGVFHGFTAWFTVHFESLETGGASVELNTGPNSEPTHWKQTLFMLDRPVSVNAEDAISGTIRLHRNPVWRRHMTVTLHWSINSSTGETDNCQVGTKTFPMWR; this is encoded by the exons atgcaggcagagagagaggatgaggaggatgcaTCTGGTGAAGAGTATGTCGCCCAGTCTGACTTCACTGGAAGTAGCAGCGAGCAG CTTAGTTTCTGCAGCGGGGACAGACTGATCGTGCACGCCAAGCCTTCATCAGAGTGGTGGTGGGCAGAGCTGCGTGGGGTCAAAGGTTATGTCCCCGTCAGCTACCTGCGCCAggatgctgaggaggaggaggaggaggggcaggaCCCATGGCAAGATGAGGAATACTTTGGGAGTTATGGGACACTG aGGCTTCACTTGGAGATGTTGTCGGATAAGAGCCGCACTGAGGCGTATCGGCAGGTTATTCTCAGCAACAGCGCTTCTCTGAGGAATAAGGTGGTGATGGATCTTGGCTGTGGGACTGGCATCATCAGCCTCTTTTGCGCTCAACTTGCAGAACCCTCGGAG GTGTATGCTGTGGAGGCAAGCTCCATGGCAGAGTACACCAGACAGCTGGTGAAGCAGAACGGCTGTGAGGAGGTGGTCAAGGTGCTCCAGGGACGAGCTGAGGAGATCGATCTACCCGAGCAAGTGGACGTCCTGGTGTCTGAGTGGATGGGAAACTGCCTGCTG TTTGAGTTCATGGTTGAGTCAGTACTGCTGGCCAGGGACCGCTGGCTAAAAGAAGGCGGCGTCATGTGGCCCTCATCTGCGGCCCTCACCCTAGTGCCATGTCAGGCCAACGGCTATTATGCAGAGAAGATGGCCTTCTGGGAGCAGCCCTATGGCCTGGACTTCACTCCTCTTCA GCCCTTGGCACGGCAGGAGTTCTTCACCAAGCCCAAGTTCAGCCACCTCATTGAGCCCAATGACTGCCTCACTGCTCCCTGTGATGTCCTTCACCTGGACATGTACACGCTGCAGGTCAAAGACCTGGAG GAAATAAAGGGTCagtttcattttcatgtaaaaacgTCTGGTGTTTTCCATGGATTCACCGCCTGGTTCACTGTTCATTTCGAGAGCCTGGAGACGGGAGGCGCCTCTGTGGAGCTAAACACCGGACCTAACTCTGA GCCCACACACTGGAAGCAGACTCTGTTCATGCTGGACAGGCCAGTTAGTGTGAACGCTGAAGACGCCATCAGTGGAACCATTCGCCTGCACAGGAACCCGGTCTGGAGACGCCACATGACGGTTACCCTGCACTGGAGCATTAACAGCAGCACAGGGGAAACGGACAACTGCCAG gTTGGGACAAAGACTTTCCCCATGTGGAGGTGA
- the prmt2 gene encoding protein arginine N-methyltransferase 2 isoform X2 has protein sequence MRRMHLVKSMSPSLTSLEVAASSFCSGDRLIVHAKPSSEWWWAELRGVKGYVPVSYLRQDAEEEEEEGQDPWQDEEYFGSYGTLRLHLEMLSDKSRTEAYRQVILSNSASLRNKVVMDLGCGTGIISLFCAQLAEPSEVYAVEASSMAEYTRQLVKQNGCEEVVKVLQGRAEEIDLPEQVDVLVSEWMGNCLLFEFMVESVLLARDRWLKEGGVMWPSSAALTLVPCQANGYYAEKMAFWEQPYGLDFTPLQPLARQEFFTKPKFSHLIEPNDCLTAPCDVLHLDMYTLQVKDLEEIKGQFHFHVKTSGVFHGFTAWFTVHFESLETGGASVELNTGPNSEPTHWKQTLFMLDRPVSVNAEDAISGTIRLHRNPVWRRHMTVTLHWSINSSTGETDNCQVGTKTFPMWR, from the exons atgaggaggatgcaTCTGGTGAAGAGTATGTCGCCCAGTCTGACTTCACTGGAAGTAGCAGCGAGCAG TTTCTGCAGCGGGGACAGACTGATCGTGCACGCCAAGCCTTCATCAGAGTGGTGGTGGGCAGAGCTGCGTGGGGTCAAAGGTTATGTCCCCGTCAGCTACCTGCGCCAggatgctgaggaggaggaggaggaggggcaggaCCCATGGCAAGATGAGGAATACTTTGGGAGTTATGGGACACTG aGGCTTCACTTGGAGATGTTGTCGGATAAGAGCCGCACTGAGGCGTATCGGCAGGTTATTCTCAGCAACAGCGCTTCTCTGAGGAATAAGGTGGTGATGGATCTTGGCTGTGGGACTGGCATCATCAGCCTCTTTTGCGCTCAACTTGCAGAACCCTCGGAG GTGTATGCTGTGGAGGCAAGCTCCATGGCAGAGTACACCAGACAGCTGGTGAAGCAGAACGGCTGTGAGGAGGTGGTCAAGGTGCTCCAGGGACGAGCTGAGGAGATCGATCTACCCGAGCAAGTGGACGTCCTGGTGTCTGAGTGGATGGGAAACTGCCTGCTG TTTGAGTTCATGGTTGAGTCAGTACTGCTGGCCAGGGACCGCTGGCTAAAAGAAGGCGGCGTCATGTGGCCCTCATCTGCGGCCCTCACCCTAGTGCCATGTCAGGCCAACGGCTATTATGCAGAGAAGATGGCCTTCTGGGAGCAGCCCTATGGCCTGGACTTCACTCCTCTTCA GCCCTTGGCACGGCAGGAGTTCTTCACCAAGCCCAAGTTCAGCCACCTCATTGAGCCCAATGACTGCCTCACTGCTCCCTGTGATGTCCTTCACCTGGACATGTACACGCTGCAGGTCAAAGACCTGGAG GAAATAAAGGGTCagtttcattttcatgtaaaaacgTCTGGTGTTTTCCATGGATTCACCGCCTGGTTCACTGTTCATTTCGAGAGCCTGGAGACGGGAGGCGCCTCTGTGGAGCTAAACACCGGACCTAACTCTGA GCCCACACACTGGAAGCAGACTCTGTTCATGCTGGACAGGCCAGTTAGTGTGAACGCTGAAGACGCCATCAGTGGAACCATTCGCCTGCACAGGAACCCGGTCTGGAGACGCCACATGACGGTTACCCTGCACTGGAGCATTAACAGCAGCACAGGGGAAACGGACAACTGCCAG gTTGGGACAAAGACTTTCCCCATGTGGAGGTGA
- the ercc1 gene encoding DNA excision repair protein ERCC-1, translating to MKKRFNINLDDTAFAKERTPPKPQFQPSSKGGQNTSDSTSASAKPASVPVEQPVSYAEYIVQSKSNVAAPLQREGSSKPLKTVVAEGTNQKKSESDSVSSASGGCETPQDCAEGSEGGSEGVKKSDDPLVAGSHQKEGNCQRSDPIPNLGPKPVGSGSSIIVSPRQRGNPILKFVRSVPWEFGEIVPDYVLGLTTCALFLSLRYHNLNPNYIHDRLKQLGQNFTLRVLLVQVDVKDPHHTLKELARIGIMADCTLILAWSPEEAGRYLETYKSYEKKPADLLKEQVEKNYLSKVTDCLTTVKSVNKTDAITLLSTFSSVEGIISASKEDLVLCPGLGPQKARRLYDVLHNPFLKSKTKHS from the exons ATGAAGAAGAGGTTCAACATCAACCTGGACGACACTGCTTTCGCCAAAGAAAGAACACCG CCAAAGCCGCAGTTTCAGCCTTCATCCAAAGGAGGACAAAACACCTCAGACTCTACTTCAGCTTCAGCAAAGCCTGCTTCTGTGCCCGTGGAGCAGCCAGTTTCCTATGCAGAGTACATCGTCCAGAGTAAAAGCAATGTGGCTGCTCCCCTTCAGAGAGAGGGTTCCTCCAAACCTCTCAAGACTGTAGTTGCTGAAGGTACCaatcaaaagaaaagtgagTCAGATTCAGTGTCTTCTGCCTCTGGCGGATGTGAAACACCTCAGGACTGTGCTGAAGGGAGTGAAGGTGGATCTGAAGGGGTTAAGAAGAGCGATGACCCACTGGTGGCTGGTTCACATCAGAAAGAGGGGAACTGTCAAAGGTCAGACCCAATACCAAATCTGGGCCCAAAACCAGTGGGGTCCGGGAGCAGCATTATTGTCAGTCCTCGACAG AGGGGAAATCCCATCCTGAAGTTTGTGAGGAGTGTCCCCTGGGAGTTTGGAGAAATTGTACCGGACTATGTCTTGGGCCTGACAACTTGTGCTCTCTTcctcag TCTGAGGTATCACAATCTCAATCCAAACTATATCCACGACCGCCTGAAGCAGCTTGGACAGAATTTTACCCTGCGAGTGTTACTGGTGCAAGTAGACGTg AAAGATCCTCATCATACTTTGAAGGAGCTGGCTCGCATCGGCATCATGGCTGACTGCACTCTCATCTTGGCCTGGAG TCCAGAGGAGGCAGGGCGTTACCTGGAAACGTATAAGTCCTACGAAAAGAAACCTGCAGACCTACTGAAGGAGCAAGTTGAGAAAAACTACCTGTCAAAA GTTACTGATTGCCTGACCACTGTGAAGTCTGTAAACAAGACCGACGCCATTACCTTGCTGTCCACTTTCTCA TCTGTAGAAGGAATCATCAGTGCCTCTAAGGAAGACTTGGTTCTCTGTCCAGGCCTTGGACCACAAAAA GCACGGCGACTCTACGATGTGCTCCATAATCCCTTCCTCAAgtcaaagacaaaacacagcTGA